A genome region from Euphorbia lathyris chromosome 4, ddEupLath1.1, whole genome shotgun sequence includes the following:
- the LOC136225817 gene encoding uncharacterized protein isoform X4 — protein sequence MIQLSAHQVAQVMEEKRFGIRFHHKGEFLKTKYSGGICTKISNSVDADRFSYTVLMEHVKDDVGYTEIGGIYVNKGKMGGWKLVADDKDLGDFIRGFGGGDFLEFYIDNIIDNGIEPLMQMQPYVVIRPRPCLVQDKKVQPKRKFVTIQSIQKQERQKKKANEEDLNVRRKLPQGIASKDMADEENIQESNDISYEKIREMNIIENNRRIAALNLKQLSVCLSIHGEQEKGKEKFHKDSEEYCPENDSEHSSDEDDSKQTKQLQKNKVKVGPTTHSRTNIVAPNATEKEVGGSTFVQRNSSEKAKKDLVIGAHDVERQGNKGIGSMAAFVALRERQKLAQIEDAQVENAQENDVDESFIVRTDDKIIETSSDITPVNKRKRRGQTKMDIVHTRRHEERKVIMLNDNFQPVADDGKSTPELSNFLGTLVRYYVPLDIIDWRKVPDKDNMWEFVKDKYIIPEEGKPWVMRTIRDAWRVYKCRIKEKHYSFYDKDEERIQHKPKDIPIEEFKTLL from the exons ATGATTCAGCTATCAGCACACCAAGTAGCACAAGT GATGGAAGAAAAAAGATTCGGTATTCGATTCCATCACAAAGGAGAGTTCTTGAAAACAAAATATTCGGGTGGAATATGTACTAAAATCTCAAATAGTGTAGATGCTGACCGATTTTCATATACTGTATTGATGGAGCATGTCAAAGATGACGTTGGATACACTGAAATTGGAGGTATTTATGTTAACAAAGGGAAGATGGGTGGTTGGAAATTAGTGGCGGATGACAAAGACTTAGGTGATTTCATTCGAGGATTTGGTGGTGGTGACTTTTTAGAGTTTTATATTGATAACATTATTGACAATGGAATAGAGCCATTGATGCAAATGCAACCGTATGTAGTGATACGGCCAAGACCATGTCTAGTTCAAG ATAAAAAAGTCCAACCAAAGAGGAAGTTCGTGACTATTCAATCCATTCAAAAACAAGAGAGGCAAAAAAAGAAGGCAAATGAAGAGGATCTTAACGTGAGGAGAAAATTACCACAAGGGATAGCTTCGAAAGATATGGCGGATGAGGAAAATATTCAAGAAAGTAACGACATTTCGTATGAGAAGATAAGAGAGATGAATATTATCGAGAACAATCGACGCATCGCTGCACTCAATTTGAAACAATTGTCTGTTTGTCTGAGTATtcatggagaacaagaaaaaggaaaagaaaaatttcATAAGGATAGTGAAGAATACTGTCCAGAAAATGACAGTGAACATAGCAGTGACGAAGATGACTCTAAG CAAACCAAACAACTTCAAAAGAACAAGGTTAAAGTTGGACCAACAACTCATTCGAGAACCAATATTGTTGCACCAAATGCTACTGAGAAGGAAGTGGGGGGTTCAACTTTTGTGCAG AGAAATTCTAGTGAGAAGGCTAAAAAAGATCTTGTTATTGGTGCTCATGATGTAGAG CGACAAGGGAATAAAGGAATTGGGTCAATGGCTGCATTTGTAGCTTTGCGGGAACGACAAAAGCTTGCTCAAATAGAGGATGCTCAAGTAGAGAATGCTCAAGAAAATGATGTTGATGAATCCTTCATTGTCCGAACTGATGATAAAATAATTGAAACTTCAAGTg ATATAACTCCAGTTAATAAGAGAAAACGCAGAGGACAAACAAAAATGGATATTGTCCATACAAGAAGGCATGAAGAGAGAAAGGTAATTATGTTAAACGATAATTTTCAACCTGTAGCAGATGATGGTAAATCAACACCAGAATTAAGCAATTTTTTGGGGACACTAGTAAGGTATTATGTGCCACTTGATATCATTGATTGGCGCAAGGTTCCTGACAAGGATAAcatgtgggagtttgttaaa GACAAGTATATTATTCCTGAGGAAGGTAAACCTTGGGTAATGAGGACAATTCGAGATGCATGGAGAGTGTATAAATGTCGTATTAAAGAAAAACATTACAGTTTTTATGACAAAGATGAGGAAAGAATACAACATAAGCCAAAGGACATTCCAATTGAAGAATTCAAGACGCTATTATAA
- the LOC136225817 gene encoding uncharacterized protein isoform X2, with amino-acid sequence MIQLSAHQVAQVMEEKRFGIRFHHKGEFLKTKYSGGICTKISNSVDADRFSYTVLMEHVKDDVGYTEIGGIYVNKGKMGGWKLVADDKDLGDFIRGFGGGDFLEFYIDNIIDNGIEPLMQMQPYVVIRPRPCLVQDKKVQPKRKFVTIQSIQKQERQKKKANEEDLNVRRKLPQGIASKDMADEENIQESNDISYEKIREMNIIENNRRIAALNLKQLSVCLSIHGEQEKGKEKFHKDSEEYCPENDSEHSSDEDDSKQTKQLQKNKVKVGPTTHSRTNIVAPNATEKEVGGSTFVQRNSSEKAKKDLVIGAHDVETDVRNTVPPSKQSCNKVLQRQGNKGIGSMAAFVALRERQKLAQIEDAQVENAQENDVDESFIVRTDDKIIETSSVNKRKRRGQTKMDIVHTRRHEERKVIMLNDNFQPVADDGKSTPELSNFLGTLVRYYVPLDIIDWRKVPDKDNMWEFVKDKYIIPEEGKPWVMRTIRDAWRVYKCRIKEKHYSFYDKDEERIQHKPKDIPIEEFKTLL; translated from the exons ATGATTCAGCTATCAGCACACCAAGTAGCACAAGT GATGGAAGAAAAAAGATTCGGTATTCGATTCCATCACAAAGGAGAGTTCTTGAAAACAAAATATTCGGGTGGAATATGTACTAAAATCTCAAATAGTGTAGATGCTGACCGATTTTCATATACTGTATTGATGGAGCATGTCAAAGATGACGTTGGATACACTGAAATTGGAGGTATTTATGTTAACAAAGGGAAGATGGGTGGTTGGAAATTAGTGGCGGATGACAAAGACTTAGGTGATTTCATTCGAGGATTTGGTGGTGGTGACTTTTTAGAGTTTTATATTGATAACATTATTGACAATGGAATAGAGCCATTGATGCAAATGCAACCGTATGTAGTGATACGGCCAAGACCATGTCTAGTTCAAG ATAAAAAAGTCCAACCAAAGAGGAAGTTCGTGACTATTCAATCCATTCAAAAACAAGAGAGGCAAAAAAAGAAGGCAAATGAAGAGGATCTTAACGTGAGGAGAAAATTACCACAAGGGATAGCTTCGAAAGATATGGCGGATGAGGAAAATATTCAAGAAAGTAACGACATTTCGTATGAGAAGATAAGAGAGATGAATATTATCGAGAACAATCGACGCATCGCTGCACTCAATTTGAAACAATTGTCTGTTTGTCTGAGTATtcatggagaacaagaaaaaggaaaagaaaaatttcATAAGGATAGTGAAGAATACTGTCCAGAAAATGACAGTGAACATAGCAGTGACGAAGATGACTCTAAG CAAACCAAACAACTTCAAAAGAACAAGGTTAAAGTTGGACCAACAACTCATTCGAGAACCAATATTGTTGCACCAAATGCTACTGAGAAGGAAGTGGGGGGTTCAACTTTTGTGCAG AGAAATTCTAGTGAGAAGGCTAAAAAAGATCTTGTTATTGGTGCTCATGATGTAGAG ACTGATGTCAGGAACACAGTCCCACCTTCTAAACAATCTTGTAATAAAGTATTACAGCGACAAGGGAATAAAGGAATTGGGTCAATGGCTGCATTTGTAGCTTTGCGGGAACGACAAAAGCTTGCTCAAATAGAGGATGCTCAAGTAGAGAATGCTCAAGAAAATGATGTTGATGAATCCTTCATTGTCCGAACTGATGATAAAATAATTGAAACTTCAAGTg TTAATAAGAGAAAACGCAGAGGACAAACAAAAATGGATATTGTCCATACAAGAAGGCATGAAGAGAGAAAGGTAATTATGTTAAACGATAATTTTCAACCTGTAGCAGATGATGGTAAATCAACACCAGAATTAAGCAATTTTTTGGGGACACTAGTAAGGTATTATGTGCCACTTGATATCATTGATTGGCGCAAGGTTCCTGACAAGGATAAcatgtgggagtttgttaaa GACAAGTATATTATTCCTGAGGAAGGTAAACCTTGGGTAATGAGGACAATTCGAGATGCATGGAGAGTGTATAAATGTCGTATTAAAGAAAAACATTACAGTTTTTATGACAAAGATGAGGAAAGAATACAACATAAGCCAAAGGACATTCCAATTGAAGAATTCAAGACGCTATTATAA
- the LOC136225817 gene encoding uncharacterized protein isoform X3 — MEEKRFGIRFHHKGEFLKTKYSGGICTKISNSVDADRFSYTVLMEHVKDDVGYTEIGGIYVNKGKMGGWKLVADDKDLGDFIRGFGGGDFLEFYIDNIIDNGIEPLMQMQPYVVIRPRPCLVQDKKVQPKRKFVTIQSIQKQERQKKKANEEDLNVRRKLPQGIASKDMADEENIQESNDISYEKIREMNIIENNRRIAALNLKQLSVCLSIHGEQEKGKEKFHKDSEEYCPENDSEHSSDEDDSKQTKQLQKNKVKVGPTTHSRTNIVAPNATEKEVGGSTFVQRNSSEKAKKDLVIGAHDVETDVRNTVPPSKQSCNKVLQRQGNKGIGSMAAFVALRERQKLAQIEDAQVENAQENDVDESFIVRTDDKIIETSSDITPVNKRKRRGQTKMDIVHTRRHEERKVIMLNDNFQPVADDGKSTPELSNFLGTLVRYYVPLDIIDWRKVPDKDNMWEFVKDKYIIPEEGKPWVMRTIRDAWRVYKCRIKEKHYSFYDKDEERIQHKPKDIPIEEFKTLL, encoded by the exons ATGGAAGAAAAAAGATTCGGTATTCGATTCCATCACAAAGGAGAGTTCTTGAAAACAAAATATTCGGGTGGAATATGTACTAAAATCTCAAATAGTGTAGATGCTGACCGATTTTCATATACTGTATTGATGGAGCATGTCAAAGATGACGTTGGATACACTGAAATTGGAGGTATTTATGTTAACAAAGGGAAGATGGGTGGTTGGAAATTAGTGGCGGATGACAAAGACTTAGGTGATTTCATTCGAGGATTTGGTGGTGGTGACTTTTTAGAGTTTTATATTGATAACATTATTGACAATGGAATAGAGCCATTGATGCAAATGCAACCGTATGTAGTGATACGGCCAAGACCATGTCTAGTTCAAG ATAAAAAAGTCCAACCAAAGAGGAAGTTCGTGACTATTCAATCCATTCAAAAACAAGAGAGGCAAAAAAAGAAGGCAAATGAAGAGGATCTTAACGTGAGGAGAAAATTACCACAAGGGATAGCTTCGAAAGATATGGCGGATGAGGAAAATATTCAAGAAAGTAACGACATTTCGTATGAGAAGATAAGAGAGATGAATATTATCGAGAACAATCGACGCATCGCTGCACTCAATTTGAAACAATTGTCTGTTTGTCTGAGTATtcatggagaacaagaaaaaggaaaagaaaaatttcATAAGGATAGTGAAGAATACTGTCCAGAAAATGACAGTGAACATAGCAGTGACGAAGATGACTCTAAG CAAACCAAACAACTTCAAAAGAACAAGGTTAAAGTTGGACCAACAACTCATTCGAGAACCAATATTGTTGCACCAAATGCTACTGAGAAGGAAGTGGGGGGTTCAACTTTTGTGCAG AGAAATTCTAGTGAGAAGGCTAAAAAAGATCTTGTTATTGGTGCTCATGATGTAGAG ACTGATGTCAGGAACACAGTCCCACCTTCTAAACAATCTTGTAATAAAGTATTACAGCGACAAGGGAATAAAGGAATTGGGTCAATGGCTGCATTTGTAGCTTTGCGGGAACGACAAAAGCTTGCTCAAATAGAGGATGCTCAAGTAGAGAATGCTCAAGAAAATGATGTTGATGAATCCTTCATTGTCCGAACTGATGATAAAATAATTGAAACTTCAAGTg ATATAACTCCAGTTAATAAGAGAAAACGCAGAGGACAAACAAAAATGGATATTGTCCATACAAGAAGGCATGAAGAGAGAAAGGTAATTATGTTAAACGATAATTTTCAACCTGTAGCAGATGATGGTAAATCAACACCAGAATTAAGCAATTTTTTGGGGACACTAGTAAGGTATTATGTGCCACTTGATATCATTGATTGGCGCAAGGTTCCTGACAAGGATAAcatgtgggagtttgttaaa GACAAGTATATTATTCCTGAGGAAGGTAAACCTTGGGTAATGAGGACAATTCGAGATGCATGGAGAGTGTATAAATGTCGTATTAAAGAAAAACATTACAGTTTTTATGACAAAGATGAGGAAAGAATACAACATAAGCCAAAGGACATTCCAATTGAAGAATTCAAGACGCTATTATAA
- the LOC136225817 gene encoding uncharacterized protein isoform X1, whose product MIQLSAHQVAQVMEEKRFGIRFHHKGEFLKTKYSGGICTKISNSVDADRFSYTVLMEHVKDDVGYTEIGGIYVNKGKMGGWKLVADDKDLGDFIRGFGGGDFLEFYIDNIIDNGIEPLMQMQPYVVIRPRPCLVQDKKVQPKRKFVTIQSIQKQERQKKKANEEDLNVRRKLPQGIASKDMADEENIQESNDISYEKIREMNIIENNRRIAALNLKQLSVCLSIHGEQEKGKEKFHKDSEEYCPENDSEHSSDEDDSKQTKQLQKNKVKVGPTTHSRTNIVAPNATEKEVGGSTFVQRNSSEKAKKDLVIGAHDVETDVRNTVPPSKQSCNKVLQRQGNKGIGSMAAFVALRERQKLAQIEDAQVENAQENDVDESFIVRTDDKIIETSSDITPVNKRKRRGQTKMDIVHTRRHEERKVIMLNDNFQPVADDGKSTPELSNFLGTLVRYYVPLDIIDWRKVPDKDNMWEFVKDKYIIPEEGKPWVMRTIRDAWRVYKCRIKEKHYSFYDKDEERIQHKPKDIPIEEFKTLL is encoded by the exons ATGATTCAGCTATCAGCACACCAAGTAGCACAAGT GATGGAAGAAAAAAGATTCGGTATTCGATTCCATCACAAAGGAGAGTTCTTGAAAACAAAATATTCGGGTGGAATATGTACTAAAATCTCAAATAGTGTAGATGCTGACCGATTTTCATATACTGTATTGATGGAGCATGTCAAAGATGACGTTGGATACACTGAAATTGGAGGTATTTATGTTAACAAAGGGAAGATGGGTGGTTGGAAATTAGTGGCGGATGACAAAGACTTAGGTGATTTCATTCGAGGATTTGGTGGTGGTGACTTTTTAGAGTTTTATATTGATAACATTATTGACAATGGAATAGAGCCATTGATGCAAATGCAACCGTATGTAGTGATACGGCCAAGACCATGTCTAGTTCAAG ATAAAAAAGTCCAACCAAAGAGGAAGTTCGTGACTATTCAATCCATTCAAAAACAAGAGAGGCAAAAAAAGAAGGCAAATGAAGAGGATCTTAACGTGAGGAGAAAATTACCACAAGGGATAGCTTCGAAAGATATGGCGGATGAGGAAAATATTCAAGAAAGTAACGACATTTCGTATGAGAAGATAAGAGAGATGAATATTATCGAGAACAATCGACGCATCGCTGCACTCAATTTGAAACAATTGTCTGTTTGTCTGAGTATtcatggagaacaagaaaaaggaaaagaaaaatttcATAAGGATAGTGAAGAATACTGTCCAGAAAATGACAGTGAACATAGCAGTGACGAAGATGACTCTAAG CAAACCAAACAACTTCAAAAGAACAAGGTTAAAGTTGGACCAACAACTCATTCGAGAACCAATATTGTTGCACCAAATGCTACTGAGAAGGAAGTGGGGGGTTCAACTTTTGTGCAG AGAAATTCTAGTGAGAAGGCTAAAAAAGATCTTGTTATTGGTGCTCATGATGTAGAG ACTGATGTCAGGAACACAGTCCCACCTTCTAAACAATCTTGTAATAAAGTATTACAGCGACAAGGGAATAAAGGAATTGGGTCAATGGCTGCATTTGTAGCTTTGCGGGAACGACAAAAGCTTGCTCAAATAGAGGATGCTCAAGTAGAGAATGCTCAAGAAAATGATGTTGATGAATCCTTCATTGTCCGAACTGATGATAAAATAATTGAAACTTCAAGTg ATATAACTCCAGTTAATAAGAGAAAACGCAGAGGACAAACAAAAATGGATATTGTCCATACAAGAAGGCATGAAGAGAGAAAGGTAATTATGTTAAACGATAATTTTCAACCTGTAGCAGATGATGGTAAATCAACACCAGAATTAAGCAATTTTTTGGGGACACTAGTAAGGTATTATGTGCCACTTGATATCATTGATTGGCGCAAGGTTCCTGACAAGGATAAcatgtgggagtttgttaaa GACAAGTATATTATTCCTGAGGAAGGTAAACCTTGGGTAATGAGGACAATTCGAGATGCATGGAGAGTGTATAAATGTCGTATTAAAGAAAAACATTACAGTTTTTATGACAAAGATGAGGAAAGAATACAACATAAGCCAAAGGACATTCCAATTGAAGAATTCAAGACGCTATTATAA